Proteins encoded together in one Onychomys torridus chromosome 1, mOncTor1.1, whole genome shotgun sequence window:
- the LOC118594977 gene encoding mas-related G-protein coupled receptor member B4-like, whose product MGPYITARNPDNTAKDGINYIESLHCVSMDKIIDILAVIIAVVGVAGNAIVLWLLGFQVHRNAFSVYVLNLAGADFLFLCFQTVILLNHNLLLFSGNPFHVTLYLSIIALTPYLAGLCMIAAISVERCLSVFWPIWYHCQRPRHMSSVLCALLWTFSLLLSLLLLFGWILLFSGYEYSFFGTVAFTIVVIIIVLSVIPCGFNLALLVRIFYGSQRIPVTRLYVTIAFTVLVFLLFGLPFGIYCMLFILRKKLPSIFSCDSSHIINFLSCVNSCANPIIYFFVGSIRHCRFQRQSLKMLLQRAMQDTPEEEDGERGSSRNPGGQETVLCSS is encoded by the coding sequence ATGGGTCCATACATCACAGCCAGGAACCCTGACAACACAGCAAAGGATGGAATTAACTACATTGAAAGCTTACACTGTGTCTCCATGGACAAAATCATCGATATTCTTGCTGTCATCATTGCTGTGGTTGGAGTGGCAGGAAATGCCATAGTGTTATGGCTTCTGGGCTTCCAAGTGCACAGGAATGCCTTCTCTGTCTATGTACTCAACCTAGCTGGGGCtgactttctcttcctctgctttcagACAGTGATATTACTGAACCACAACCTCTTATTGTTCAGTGGCAACCCCTTCCATGTAACATTATATCTCTCCATTATAGCACTCACTCCTTACCTTGCAGGTTTATGTATGATTGCAGCCATCAGTGTTGAGCGATGCCTGTCTGTTTTTTGGCCCATCTGGTATCACTGCCAGAGACCAAGACACATGTCATCTGTCCTGTGTGCCCTGCTCTGGACCTTCTCTCTACTGTTAAGCCTACTGTTATTGTTTGGTTGGATTTTACTGTTTAGTGGTTATGAATATTCATTCTTTGGGACTGTTGCTTTTACCATTGTTGTAATTATAATAGTACTATCTGTGATTCCTTGTGGATTCAACCTGGCTCTGTTGGTCAGGATCTTCTATGGATCACAGAGGATTCCTGTGACCAGGTTGTATGTGACCATTGCATTCACAGTGCTGGTCTTTCTACTCTTTGGTCTGCCCTTTGGTATCTATTGTATGCTTTTCATTTTGCGTAAAAAGTTGCCTAGCATTTTCTCTTGCGATAGTAGTCATATTATAAATTTCCTGTCCTGTGTTAACAGCTGTGCCAACCCCATCATTTACTTCTTTGTTGGCTCCATTAGGCATTGCAGGTTCCAGAGGCAGTCTCTAAAGATGCTTCTGCAGAGAGCCATGCAGGACACTcctgaggaagaagatggagagaggggTTCTTCAAGAAATCCTGGAGGGCAAGAAACAGTCTTGTGTAGTAGCTGA